A window of Mucilaginibacter paludis DSM 18603 contains these coding sequences:
- a CDS encoding glycoside hydrolase family 127 protein: MRLSLIAGYLFLSVSLCAQSPAQLKTFRLQEVKLLPGIFNDAENADLKYMMQLSPDKLLAPYLREAGLKPKAESYTNWENSGLDGHIGGHYLSALAMMYASTGDKQALDRLNYMIAELKICQDKNGNGYVGGVPGSKELWAAVMQGDVGAINKKWVPFYNIHKTFAGLRDAYTYAGNETAKVMLIKFADWFVMIATSITPQKMQEMLKTEHGGVNEVLADVYALTGDKKYLTAAYSFSHQAILEPLEQGQDKLNNLHANTQIPKVIGFKRISDVTADSNYNKAAQFFWQTVVQHRTVAIGGNSVREHFNPSNDFSSMITTEQGPETCNTYNMLKLTEDLYLSDPRVSYIDYYERALYNHILSTERPGGGFVYFTPMRPGHYRVYSQPQTSMWCCVGSGMENHAKYGEMIYAHDQNNVFVNLFIPSTLNWKQKGLVLTQHTNFPEEEKTSITINAVRPGAFAINIRYPSWVHTGALKVTVNGTPIKVSAKSSAYVSINRVWKKGDVIGVTLPMQTTTEQLPDGLNYEAVLHGPIVLAAVLDTTNMRGLLADDSRMGHAAQGKLYPLQNMPMFVNASLHDAELIDPVAGEPLTYRAQKLIYPARYSSLKLIPFYKIHDARYVIYWQRETPESLAGIQKKMAEEDAAAQRLAAITIDMVNAGEQQPESDHFIESEKSGTGVNRDRHWRDARGWFSYQLKDKNKETGSLRVTYFGRDIDRHFSILVNNQQVAQVTADGSKGNGFYTEDYPIPADVLKSSNGVLQVKFQAADGSMTAGVYEVRLIKK; the protein is encoded by the coding sequence ATGAGATTATCTTTGATTGCAGGCTATTTATTTCTTTCAGTTTCGCTTTGCGCGCAATCACCAGCCCAACTTAAAACATTTCGTTTACAGGAGGTGAAGCTGTTGCCCGGTATTTTTAACGATGCCGAAAATGCCGATCTTAAATACATGATGCAGTTATCGCCGGATAAATTGCTTGCTCCTTATCTTCGCGAAGCGGGCTTAAAACCCAAGGCTGAGAGCTATACCAACTGGGAAAATTCCGGTCTGGACGGTCATATTGGTGGGCATTACCTGTCGGCCTTAGCCATGATGTATGCCTCTACTGGTGATAAGCAAGCGTTAGACAGGCTTAATTACATGATAGCCGAATTGAAGATATGCCAGGATAAAAACGGCAATGGCTATGTTGGTGGTGTACCGGGTAGTAAGGAGCTTTGGGCCGCGGTAATGCAAGGCGACGTTGGCGCCATTAATAAAAAATGGGTTCCATTTTACAATATCCATAAAACATTTGCCGGCCTTCGTGATGCCTATACCTATGCCGGGAACGAAACGGCTAAGGTAATGCTGATTAAGTTTGCCGACTGGTTTGTAATGATCGCTACCAGTATCACACCGCAAAAAATGCAGGAAATGTTAAAAACAGAGCATGGCGGTGTTAACGAAGTACTGGCAGATGTGTATGCCCTTACCGGGGATAAAAAATATTTAACCGCGGCTTATAGTTTTTCGCACCAGGCTATCCTGGAGCCGCTGGAGCAAGGGCAGGATAAATTAAACAACCTGCATGCCAATACCCAAATCCCGAAGGTGATCGGTTTTAAAAGGATATCGGATGTTACTGCCGACAGCAATTATAACAAAGCGGCGCAATTTTTCTGGCAAACGGTAGTGCAGCACCGCACAGTGGCCATCGGCGGTAACAGCGTCAGGGAGCATTTTAATCCCTCGAACGATTTTTCGTCGATGATAACAACTGAGCAGGGACCCGAAACCTGCAATACTTACAATATGTTGAAGCTTACCGAAGATCTTTACCTATCGGATCCCAGGGTTAGTTATATCGATTACTATGAGCGCGCTTTGTACAACCATATCCTGTCGACAGAGCGGCCGGGCGGCGGCTTTGTTTATTTCACCCCAATGCGGCCCGGTCATTACCGGGTGTACTCGCAGCCGCAAACCAGTATGTGGTGCTGTGTGGGCTCGGGCATGGAAAACCATGCCAAGTATGGCGAGATGATCTACGCTCACGATCAAAATAACGTGTTTGTTAATTTATTTATTCCATCTACCTTAAACTGGAAACAAAAAGGACTTGTGCTTACCCAGCACACCAATTTTCCGGAGGAGGAAAAAACATCCATCACCATTAACGCGGTTAGACCAGGGGCCTTCGCCATCAATATCAGGTATCCATCGTGGGTGCACACCGGAGCGCTCAAGGTGACGGTTAATGGCACACCAATAAAAGTAAGTGCAAAATCTTCCGCCTATGTAAGCATCAACCGAGTATGGAAAAAGGGAGACGTAATTGGTGTTACCCTGCCCATGCAAACTACAACCGAGCAATTGCCCGATGGTTTAAATTACGAGGCTGTTTTGCACGGCCCTATAGTTTTGGCCGCTGTGCTTGATACCACTAACATGCGCGGGCTATTAGCCGACGACAGCAGGATGGGGCATGCAGCGCAAGGCAAACTATACCCCTTGCAAAATATGCCCATGTTTGTGAATGCCAGCCTGCATGATGCCGAATTAATTGACCCCGTTGCCGGAGAACCATTAACCTACCGCGCACAAAAGCTGATTTATCCGGCCCGTTACAGTTCGTTAAAACTAATCCCTTTTTATAAAATTCACGATGCCCGTTATGTGATTTACTGGCAAAGGGAAACACCCGAAAGTCTGGCCGGTATACAGAAAAAAATGGCCGAAGAAGATGCCGCCGCCCAGCGGCTTGCAGCTATAACCATAGATATGGTGAACGCCGGGGAACAACAGCCAGAATCAGACCATTTTATTGAAAGCGAAAAATCAGGCACGGGCGTTAACCGCGACCGCCATTGGCGCGATGCGAGGGGCTGGTTCAGTTATCAGCTCAAGGATAAAAATAAAGAGACAGGCAGCCTTAGGGTTACTTATTTCGGCAGGGATATAGACAGGCACTTTTCTATCCTGGTAAACAACCAGCAGGTAGCACAGGTTACCGCGGATGGCAGTAAAGGCAATGGGTTTTATACCGAAGATTATCCTATCCCGGCAGATGTTTTAAAATCATCCAATGGAGTTCTTCAAGTTAAGTTCCAGGCGGCGGATGGTTCTATGACAGCCGGTGTATATGAAGTAAGGCTCATTAAAAAATAA
- a CDS encoding DUF3943 domain-containing protein has translation MPKRALKTDLPDTITHQKKFAKAAGFLVLMEVLPWTFDKFIKNADYAQISFKTVGHNLNPGSWAFDNDPFGTNQFGHPYHGSYFFSAFRANGYTFWEAAPAAFVGSYIWETAAENQAPSPNDFVNTSFGGIVLGEMTYRLSNRIINNRARGFKRQVSEVLGFVVNPMNGLSRLLDGRWGRVAANPVSRDSTKISAEFDAGLRRIEGSNNGKPGWYGHAKFLYGNSYENYKEPFSNIYINTEFGKDDSSKVNIISVYGSLIGWKIGSNNHYQQVGVLSANYDYIRNRSFFYSGQSVKFNLFTNFNLSSKVKVNTSVGVGPIILAAVPDPYFYKGRNYDYGSGLSYSGTGGISFADKLFMTVNYRGGWLKTVDGNSSHSFLHTVSGELSYMFVKGLSICAEPGYFVLNGKYKLQDDVNSRYSYLRTSLRYAVVF, from the coding sequence ATGCCTAAAAGAGCTTTAAAAACAGATTTGCCGGATACCATTACCCATCAAAAGAAATTTGCCAAGGCAGCGGGTTTTTTAGTGTTAATGGAGGTATTGCCCTGGACATTTGATAAGTTTATTAAGAACGCCGATTACGCCCAAATTTCTTTTAAAACAGTTGGGCATAACCTAAACCCCGGGAGCTGGGCGTTTGATAATGACCCTTTTGGTACTAACCAGTTTGGGCACCCTTACCATGGTAGTTACTTTTTTAGCGCGTTCAGGGCCAATGGTTATACTTTCTGGGAAGCCGCACCTGCGGCTTTTGTAGGGAGCTATATCTGGGAAACAGCTGCCGAAAACCAGGCACCGTCACCCAATGATTTTGTGAATACCAGTTTTGGCGGCATCGTATTGGGCGAGATGACCTATCGCCTTTCCAACCGCATTATTAATAACCGTGCCCGGGGCTTTAAAAGGCAGGTAAGCGAGGTTTTGGGCTTTGTGGTTAATCCGATGAATGGTTTATCGCGCTTGCTGGATGGCCGTTGGGGTAGGGTAGCGGCTAACCCCGTAAGCCGAGATTCTACCAAAATAAGCGCCGAATTTGATGCCGGGCTTAGGCGTATAGAGGGAAGTAATAATGGTAAGCCCGGCTGGTACGGCCATGCTAAATTTTTGTACGGAAACTCTTACGAAAACTATAAGGAGCCATTCAGCAACATCTATATCAATACAGAATTCGGTAAAGATGATAGCTCAAAAGTAAATATCATAAGCGTGTACGGCTCGTTGATTGGCTGGAAAATAGGTTCAAATAATCATTACCAGCAGGTGGGGGTATTATCTGCCAATTACGATTACATCCGCAATCGCTCGTTTTTTTATAGCGGACAAAGTGTTAAGTTCAATCTGTTTACCAACTTCAATCTCTCGAGTAAAGTGAAAGTTAATACTTCGGTAGGAGTAGGCCCAATTATATTGGCCGCCGTGCCCGATCCTTATTTTTATAAAGGCCGAAATTACGATTACGGATCAGGCCTAAGTTATAGCGGCACCGGTGGAATCAGCTTTGCCGATAAACTTTTCATGACCGTCAACTACCGGGGCGGATGGCTCAAAACCGTTGATGGCAATTCGTCCCATTCTTTTTTACATACCGTTTCGGGCGAGTTGAGCTATATGTTTGTTAAAGGGCTTTCTATTTGTGCCGAACCTGGATATTTTGTGCTGAACGGCAAGTATAAACTGCAGGACGATGTTAATTCGCGCTATTCTTACCTACGTACATCGCTGCGCTATGCGGTTGTTTTTTAA